The Candidatus Dependentiae bacterium genome includes a window with the following:
- the rplU gene encoding 50S ribosomal protein L21: MEQKTRTQATENPSVPTFERYAIIQTGGKQYQAIEGKTIAIEKIEGEAGAQLEFDALLRKMGPGEIQIGQPLLPTKVKASIIKQMKAPKVIVFKFKRRKKSRVKKGHRQPMTVVRIESI; the protein is encoded by the coding sequence ATGGAACAAAAAACACGCACCCAAGCCACAGAAAATCCATCTGTTCCGACATTTGAACGCTATGCGATCATTCAAACCGGTGGTAAACAATATCAAGCGATAGAAGGAAAAACCATCGCTATCGAAAAAATTGAAGGTGAAGCAGGAGCTCAGCTTGAGTTCGATGCGCTTCTACGTAAGATGGGCCCTGGAGAAATCCAAATAGGCCAACCATTGCTCCCAACAAAGGTGAAAGCATCGATTATCAAGCAGATGAAAGCGCCTAAGGTGATTGTGTTCAAGTTCAAGCGCCGCAAAAAGTCACGCGTCAAAAAGGGGCATCGCCAACCAATGACCGTGGTTCGTATAGAATCGATCTAG
- a CDS encoding prolyl oligopeptidase family serine peptidase, whose translation MRFNLLLLAFLFAFNAHAETVFIYAHGLGGSQEQARKLYMRFRDEQTENKHWVIDGNIALFDFADVLPQPNMYRRELVCLGQQADLDRLHFAYQETLKRVPDAEIVLFGLSRGAATIINYVGLYKPVQLKAIVLDSPFDSFESIINHIKKVYFLQWIPQALARSMMRMRFPSLEIDGIMPSKTINWLPITVPTIFIHSQTDLVVPIDSSRFLFETLKSRGHKDLYLLELPDGPHGMLMRSEHAAHYEAVVHAFFARYNIACNGEIAHLGTNKLNLCRAL comes from the coding sequence ATGCGCTTTAACCTCTTATTATTAGCTTTTCTTTTTGCCTTTAATGCGCATGCCGAGACCGTATTTATTTATGCACATGGTTTGGGCGGTTCTCAGGAGCAGGCGCGCAAACTTTATATGCGCTTTCGCGACGAGCAAACTGAAAATAAGCACTGGGTAATTGATGGCAACATCGCGCTTTTTGATTTTGCTGACGTTTTACCACAACCGAACATGTATCGCCGCGAGTTAGTTTGTTTAGGTCAGCAAGCAGACCTGGATAGATTGCATTTTGCCTATCAAGAAACACTGAAAAGAGTTCCGGATGCGGAAATTGTTCTTTTTGGTTTATCGCGCGGTGCCGCTACGATTATTAATTATGTTGGGCTCTATAAACCTGTGCAGCTTAAAGCGATTGTTCTCGATTCACCGTTTGATTCGTTTGAATCGATTATTAATCACATAAAAAAAGTTTATTTCCTTCAGTGGATTCCGCAAGCTCTTGCGCGTTCGATGATGCGAATGCGATTTCCTTCTCTTGAGATCGATGGCATTATGCCAAGTAAGACAATTAATTGGTTGCCAATTACTGTTCCCACAATTTTTATCCACAGTCAAACTGACTTAGTAGTACCTATCGACTCTTCCCGCTTTTTATTTGAAACACTAAAAAGTCGCGGGCACAAAGATCTTTATTTGCTTGAACTCCCTGATGGGCCGCACGGAATGTTAATGCGTTCTGAGCACGCGGCACATTATGAGGCGGTTGTGCATGCTTTTTTTGCTCGCTATAATATAGCTTGCAACGGTGAGATTGCGCATCTAGGGACAAATAAATTAAATCTATGTCGCGCCCTATAA
- a CDS encoding dCTP deaminase — MIISGREIKRRLNNDIHITPFNEKQLNPNSYNLRLHNELLVYQDQVLDMKKANSTASIVIPENGLELTPGKLYLGRTVEYTKTDNLVPLIEGRSSIARLGLFIHITAGFGDVGFSGYWTLEIFCVQPIRIYPGIEICQIFYHTIEGDFDRYSSGKYQHNQGIQPSLLYTELT; from the coding sequence TTGATTATTTCAGGACGAGAGATTAAACGAAGACTCAATAACGATATTCATATTACGCCGTTCAATGAAAAGCAACTTAACCCGAACAGTTATAATTTGCGATTGCATAATGAACTTCTTGTATATCAAGATCAAGTACTTGATATGAAAAAAGCGAATAGTACAGCTTCGATTGTGATACCAGAAAACGGGCTTGAATTAACGCCAGGAAAATTATATTTAGGACGCACGGTAGAGTATACTAAAACAGATAACTTAGTGCCGCTCATTGAAGGAAGATCCTCAATTGCAAGACTCGGCCTATTCATTCATATTACCGCAGGATTTGGCGACGTTGGCTTTAGTGGTTATTGGACGCTAGAAATTTTCTGCGTGCAACCTATTAGAATTTATCCGGGAATTGAAATTTGCCAAATATTTTACCATACGATCGAGGGAGATTTCGATCGGTATTCTAGCGGTAAGTATCAGCACAATCAAGGAATTCAGCCAAGCTTGCTCTACACAGAGCTTACTTAA
- a CDS encoding ABC transporter ATP-binding protein, with protein MISPDPLIELKDVSFSYSFSFLGKRKLVLDNISCSINHGKLIFLQGTNGSGKTTFLKILAGLLHPSSGSIYRTNYPIVYIGHDFSLPQFLTPHQVISYVFSLRKKTITNDQIFFYLEQVNLQNVAHQKIKSFSFGMCQRMMIAQALAQEPHLMLLDEPFSGIEKSLRPKIEELCLAQNNSRSTIYICHDEFAYAHDSAMILHEGKLNTQGASHQSRKEQVDYFRTRD; from the coding sequence ATGATTTCTCCTGATCCGCTTATTGAACTGAAAGATGTAAGTTTTTCTTATTCTTTTTCTTTTTTAGGCAAGCGCAAACTCGTTCTAGATAACATTTCTTGTTCGATAAATCACGGTAAGTTAATTTTTTTGCAGGGCACGAACGGTTCAGGAAAAACTACTTTCTTAAAAATCCTTGCCGGGCTTTTGCATCCATCATCCGGCTCAATATATCGCACCAATTATCCTATTGTGTATATAGGTCATGATTTTTCCTTGCCGCAATTTTTAACACCACATCAAGTAATTTCATATGTTTTCAGCTTACGCAAAAAAACTATAACGAACGATCAAATTTTTTTTTATTTGGAGCAAGTTAATTTACAAAACGTTGCGCATCAAAAAATAAAATCGTTTTCATTTGGCATGTGCCAACGCATGATGATTGCACAGGCATTGGCGCAAGAGCCTCACCTTATGCTTCTTGATGAACCGTTTTCAGGAATAGAAAAATCACTCAGGCCAAAAATTGAAGAATTGTGCTTGGCACAAAATAATTCACGCAGCACGATTTATATTTGCCACGATGAATTTGCATATGCACACGATTCCGCTATGATTTTACACGAAGGAAAATTAAACACGCAAGGCGCATCGCATCAATCGAGAAAGGAACAAGTTGATTATTTCAGGACGAGAGATTAA
- a CDS encoding TrkA family potassium uptake protein codes for MKFCVLGLGRFGYHVATRLAENGMEVLGVDNNETIVASVRDSITQAICMQVHDEASLRSIGVDEMDAVIVAMGENFAGSILITALLKKRLNVPLVITRAVNEIHKEILLLIGADQIILPEREIGNSLADNLSLPFRVISRIAKNYSISQISAPEKFSGKTIKKIGLQENYHLNCIGIKKDGEIIPVDKDYVVQEGNLLVLAGLNKDLAVVAKL; via the coding sequence ATGAAATTTTGTGTGCTCGGATTAGGACGCTTTGGTTATCACGTCGCGACGCGGCTTGCAGAAAATGGCATGGAAGTGCTAGGTGTCGATAACAATGAAACAATTGTCGCTTCGGTACGCGATAGCATTACTCAGGCGATTTGCATGCAAGTGCATGATGAAGCATCTCTCAGATCTATTGGTGTTGACGAAATGGATGCAGTAATCGTTGCAATGGGAGAAAATTTTGCAGGTTCAATTTTGATAACGGCCCTACTCAAAAAAAGACTCAACGTTCCATTAGTAATCACCCGAGCAGTTAACGAAATTCACAAAGAAATTCTTTTATTGATAGGCGCAGATCAAATAATTTTGCCAGAACGTGAAATAGGTAACAGCCTTGCCGATAATTTGAGCTTACCGTTCAGAGTCATTTCGCGAATTGCAAAAAATTATTCGATCAGCCAAATAAGTGCACCAGAAAAGTTTTCTGGCAAAACTATTAAGAAAATTGGTCTCCAGGAAAATTATCACCTCAATTGCATCGGAATAAAAAAAGACGGAGAAATAATTCCTGTCGATAAAGATTATGTTGTACAAGAAGGAAATCTGCTCGTACTTGCAGGCCTCAATAAAGATTTGGCAGTCGTTGCAAAATTATGA
- a CDS encoding DedA family protein — MNALKRCYNWVGAQVHEAYAIPLLAFVFFIESIILIPVDPLLILYCIEYPGKSWYFASIATVSSVIGGLMGYSLGAFCWDLVGTRLVGCFFSADQFEMALSLCKQYQGWALIIAGFLPVPYKIFTICAGFFHVPLWQFLGCSLIARSMRYFLLATVLRTYGAKIKEYIDRYFSHLVLLLIVVVVGLIWSFKRS; from the coding sequence ATGAATGCTCTCAAGCGTTGTTATAATTGGGTTGGCGCACAAGTACATGAAGCGTACGCCATCCCTCTTCTCGCGTTTGTTTTTTTTATCGAATCGATCATATTGATCCCTGTCGATCCACTGCTTATTCTTTATTGCATTGAATACCCTGGGAAATCTTGGTATTTTGCAAGCATCGCTACGGTATCATCCGTTATTGGCGGGCTCATGGGATATAGTTTGGGAGCATTTTGCTGGGATTTAGTCGGCACCCGATTAGTAGGTTGTTTTTTTAGCGCTGATCAATTTGAAATGGCTCTTTCATTGTGCAAACAATATCAGGGCTGGGCACTTATCATCGCAGGATTTCTTCCAGTTCCTTATAAAATATTTACCATCTGCGCTGGATTTTTTCACGTTCCACTTTGGCAGTTTCTCGGTTGCTCGCTTATTGCTCGCTCAATGCGCTATTTTTTATTAGCAACCGTATTGCGCACTTATGGAGCAAAGATCAAAGAATATATTGACCGCTATTTTAGCCACTTAGTACTATTGCTGATTGTGGTAGTCGTTGGTCTTATTTGGTCTTTCAAGCGATCATAA